DNA from Nymphaea colorata isolate Beijing-Zhang1983 chromosome 4, ASM883128v2, whole genome shotgun sequence:
CTAAAACTCAAAATGGCCTATACTTGGTAAATCTTCTAGTTTCAGGCTTTCTGCTAAAATTTCAAACTTGACATTGCCATGGTTGATGGTAAAACTTGTTCAGCTGAATGTGGAGCTTGAGAAATGTTAATATTTAATGATTGACGTGGTTTTGTGAAGCTGAAaatcatttataatttttgatatGATTGGTTTTCGCTAATAGGTAAACTAATTTGAAGCTTAAGGTTGGGTTTGTATGACACCCTCAAAAATTGAcattttgtgaaaaccaagCCCTTTAACCAGTTTCTGAAACCTGGTTTGTGTAGTTAGTGACAagcaaaaaccaagttttcactttttgAACCATTGGTTTCTGTTTGGATAACGAAAATGAGTTTATATAGtaaatatattaatattattataaCCTGGGGAAGCAAAGAGGGGCCAGGTTTCTCAGGTTCCTtcgaaaaaatgagttttaccAAAACTGGGTTTTTGGCAAACCTAGTTTTGGCATCATCCAATCACGCCTAAAATGGCATTTTGGAGACAAAACACCATTTTGCCTAAAAAAAAGACCATTTTAGGCCGTCAAGCAAACGGCCTCtaaatgttaaaaatttaaaataatttacatgTGATGAGTAGATAAATTTTGACTAAAGTTTGAAGTTTAAAATTGTCTTTGTCAAATAGGAAACTTGTTTTCAGCTCCATTTTCACTGCCTGGAAGTCACCTATCCTTGACAGGCTATTTGGTTTCAGATAAGAATTAGGGGTTTTTGAGAATCCCTGaagcaaagaaattaaaaaatcttCTATATTTGATAGGTAACTTAGTTTTGGGAATTTTTAGAAGCAGTTAAAGCTCAAACAATCTATATTTGATAAGCAACTAGTTTTTAGCTAAAACTAGAGAGCTGGTGATAGTGACTTCATCTTAGCCTCAGGCAAAGTTATAGCATAAAATCATCTATATTGAGAATCACTTAGTTTTTAGCTGAGGATTCATAGTTCATACTCAAAAGAGCATGCGTTTTGTAGACAACTTGTTTTTATCTAATTGTCTTTGACAGGCAACTTAAGCCTTCTAAACTTTGAAAGACTCACTATTTAAGTAGCAATTTAGTTCTGATAAAGCTCAAAATTGTTACTTCAAATGGTAACTTACTTTGTTGATCATAGCAAAGGTGTCTTTAACATCCACATCATGTCTCATCTACCACTATCTTCACCACTCATCATCAGCTTTACCACTTGTCACCACTATCACTTTTGCTACCGCTATCTCTAGTACACCATATCTATGCCATGATCCCCTGCCATTATACATTGCATGGTTTTACCCACTACCTCCTTTTAACTTTTATACCTACTAGCTCTCATCTCCCAAATTTCATTCTCATCATCTTTTAACCATGCACAAGTTCTGATTGACCGCCATGTCATCACAGACCACCATCTATACATTGTTTCCTTTCCAATATCTTGTGTCCATTTTTCTTAACCCCAACTCTAACACTGGTTTATGCATTTTTCAATATTGAGAAGACatggaaaacagaaaagaagtgTTATTTTTTCACAGAACCATACACACAGTTATGACCATAATAAATTTAGAGATGATCTTGCAGAAGGCAACTTCCTCCTTATATGGAATCGATCTTCAAAGAGCTGTGCCATAACAATGAAGTACTATCTAGAGGTAGACTATATGATCTTGATGAGTACTTGAAAATGACCATTTATTTTACATAGGTCACCTTCAAATTTTTTCACGTCATAGACTGTCACTTGTTAAAATTCATGCTTTGGAGCATGTTCCGCAGAAACAAAACTCTAATATTTTGAccctcaaattttgatttacTTTGGGTCATTGGCTTCTGCTACCCTGGATTTTTCTCCTTACACATTAAAATGCTATGGTCCAGAGGTTCTTATTTGTTGAATAGACCATGTAAAATCCAGAGGTTCTTATTTGTTGAATAATAAACTATGTAAATTGATGGATCTCATTCATCAAATTGTTTTGCTTATTCCATTACTACTATGAATAGTTTTGCAGTAGGAATCTTAGGGGTATATGATTTAATCTCTTttgtatgtgcatgcatgcatttatGTATCGTACTTTTTATATATCGAACCATATGCTGGTCATTCTTTCAATGACCAAGCTGCTAGCAGTTGGCTATCCTAACAGCTAGAAGCCTGGTCAATATGACTAGTCCAACGGCTATCTCTCTCCCCTTCGTGTATAAATAAGCGGTCCCCATTCTATGATATTCTATCCCATGCATTTTATTATTACTAATATTATTGCGTAATGCTTAAGCATGTTCTGTCTCTTGGTGCACTATTTGATTTgttgtattttcttttgtttcttgtatgAACACTCTTGGTGAATGGTGGACTCTTTGAATCCTTATCCTGTGTACTTTTCACTTTCTTTCGAGTCTATTGCTCTTGGGCGATCACTTATGCATGTTTTTTCAGAGCATTTTTTCTTCTAACTTCCAAGCTCCGTGAGATCATTAATCACCATCTTCTATGTGCTGAACAATGGTGGACAGTTTCTGTTTGAGCCTCTGATAAACGTCTTTATATCTAGAAAATGAAGCTCCAGTGATTATGTATTGTTTTTAGATTAAGGTGTCAGTTGGGACTGGAAGATTAATTATCATACTGTTCTATTAAGGATGATAACATTTTGTGGCATGTTCttgtatgttttttcttttaacttttttctatTATTCTAAGCATTAAGATGAATgtcacaaacaacaaaaaaatgcatcttcactCTTCACCTTTAAGCTTATCATTATAAGTAGACACATCCACCTTTCAATCGGATCTGTCTGTCTTGCCATGTGGACTCAGCCCAAAGGGCTTGATCATTGGTAGACATATACATCTTTGATTGCAAAATTCCCATGCATTTAGTTCACTGTTTCCATTATAACGCAATTATCATCTGCTTGTTAAATTGTGTCTGTCTTTATGGAGATCTTTGGTGACTATCCTCTTCAGTTTCTTTGTGATTCTTGATTCTTATTCAGTTAGGTGACTTCATAGATGACTTGTCATTAATCAACTAATATTGGTCTTCCCAGGATGGTAAAAAGGTTGATACGTTGGAAGGTGCAAATCCTTCCAGTTTGGCCAATAAGGTTGCAAAACTTGCTGGTTCGATTGACCAAGCCAAAGCTGCTGCACCTGCAAGTCTTGGCATGGCTGCTGGCCCCTCGGTGCTTGAAACAGTTAAGGAGTTGGCTAAAGAAAACGGCAGTTCACAGGCAAATCATCCACCTTTGGACCTTAATGACTCCTTGAAGAAGCGGTTGCAGCAACTTGTGGACTCCCACCCAGTGTTTTTATTCATGAAAGGAAGTCCAGATGCACCCAAGTGTGGTTTCAGTCAAAAGGTtgtaaatattttgaaagaGGAAGGTGTCGACTTTGGAAGTTTTGATATCCTCACAGATGATGAGGTTCGTGAAGGGATGAAGAAGTACTCCAATTGGCCCACTTTCCCTCAGTTGTTCTGCAAGGGTGAACTTCTTGGTGGTTGTGATATTGCTTCAGCAATGCATGAGAGTGGTGAACTTAAGGAAGTCTTCAGAGACCATGGCATTCATCTGGTAACTAGCTTGAGTGTCAATGCAGACACAGAAGAAGCTTCATCAGCAGCAGGAATGATTGGTGGCATAACTGAATCAAGTGGTTTAAATGAAGCCTTGACTTCCCGCCTAGAGGACCTGATAAATTCACATCCTGTAATGCTGTTTATGAAAGGGAAGCCTGACGAACCCAGGTGTGGTTTCAGCCGCAAGGTTGTTGAAATTCTCAAAGAAGAGAAGGTTGAGTTTAGTAGCTTTGATGTTTTAACTGATGATACAGTTCGACAAGGACTGAAAGTATTATCCAATTGGTCAAGCTATCCACAGGTATACATAAAAGGGGAGCTCATTGGAGGATCTGACATCATGTTAGAGATGCAGAAAAGTGGAGAACTGAAAAGAGTTTTGGATGAGAAGGGAATCATCCCAAAGGAATCTCTAGATGATCGCCTGAAGAAACTGGTATCTTCATCAAAGACAATGCTGTTCATGAAGGGGACGCCAGAAGCCCCTCGTTGTGGCTTCAGCTCAAAGGTTGTCCAAGCTCTTAGCTCTGAAGACGTGAGCTTTggatattttgatattttgactGATGATGAGGTCAGGCAGGGACTCAAAACCTTCTCGAACTGGCCAACCTATCCGCAGCTTTACCACAATGGAGAATTGATTGGTGGCTGTGACATCGTGTTGGAACTTCAACAGAGCGGTGAGCTGAAATCAACTCTGATGGAATAGTGGTTGAAGTCATACAGTTCTGAAAATATTATGCTTACATTTGCAGTTTCACCTGCTTGAGAACTTTTCTTGATCGTCACTCTCTTTCTTGACATGCATATGTTCAAAAGATAGTATTCTGCCTTCGTCGC
Protein-coding regions in this window:
- the LOC116252793 gene encoding monothiol glutaredoxin-S17, encoding MGGGSVKDLGSKAELDGILREGQTTIIHFWAAWCEASKQMDQVFSHLSTDFPHARFYRVEAEEQPEISEAYSVSAVPFFVFCKDGKKVDTLEGANPSSLANKVAKLAGSIDQAKAAAPASLGMAAGPSVLETVKELAKENGSSQANHPPLDLNDSLKKRLQQLVDSHPVFLFMKGSPDAPKCGFSQKVVNILKEEGVDFGSFDILTDDEVREGMKKYSNWPTFPQLFCKGELLGGCDIASAMHESGELKEVFRDHGIHLVTSLSVNADTEEASSAAGMIGGITESSGLNEALTSRLEDLINSHPVMLFMKGKPDEPRCGFSRKVVEILKEEKVEFSSFDVLTDDTVRQGLKVLSNWSSYPQVYIKGELIGGSDIMLEMQKSGELKRVLDEKGIIPKESLDDRLKKLVSSSKTMLFMKGTPEAPRCGFSSKVVQALSSEDVSFGYFDILTDDEVRQGLKTFSNWPTYPQLYHNGELIGGCDIVLELQQSGELKSTLME